The genomic region CTAGAGGCGTATTAAAACTCCTGGTTTTTGACTGTGACGGCGTCCTTTTTGATTCGCGGGAGGCGAACCGGGCCTATTACAACGCCATCTGTGAGGCCATGGGGCGCCCTCCCCTCTCTGAAGAAGAGCTTGAAGTCGTCCATATGCAAACCGCGGAAAACTCAGTGCGCTATCTCTTCAGAAACCAGCCCGAGTTGATAGATAAGGCCCTTGAGTTTCAAAAAAGCCTGAATTACGAAAAATTTATTCATTTAATGAAACCAGAGCCCGGCCTTGAAGAACTGGTAAAAAGCATCCGCCCGCCGGTTAAAACCGCTATTTCCACGAATAGAACCACCACCATGGGGCGCCTGTTGGAAATTTTTAATTACGAGCCGTTTTTTGACCTAGTGGTAACTGCCTTGGTGTCTCCCAAGCCTAAACCACACCCTGAGGCCCTAAAAATGATACTTGATCATTTCAGGGTAACGCCCAAAGAGGTGCTTTATGTGGGAGATACCGAAGTAGATTATAAATTGACTAAAGCTTTGAATGTGCCTTTAGTGGCCTTTAAGAATCCAAACTTAGAGGCCGATTTCCATGTAAAGAGCTTTTACGAATTACAAAACTTAATAAAAGAAACATTCTTATTACGGGGAGTATAAAACAGATGACAATTTCGGAATCCCTGCGCGCGAAGCAAAGCAGTCCCTGTCGCGAAGCGACTCAGTCGCCGTGGCGATCTCTAAGACTCCGATGCCCACGTTCGGGACCGAGATTACTTCGTCGGCACTTCGTGCCTCCTCGTAATGACCCTGAGGGATCACTTCGTCGCGCATTCGCGCTCCTCGTAATGACCCGGTTGGGCCACTTCTTTGGTACTTTGTACCTCCTCGTGAGATTGCTTCGGCTGCTAACGCAGCCTCGCAATGACCTAAAAAAAATAACGCAGCAGCCTCGCAATGACACCCTTACTTGTCACTGCGAAGACCTTTTAGGGAGATCCCTTCGCTACGCTCGGGACAGGCAAAGCAGTCTCCGTAATATTACCAGTGGCCAGCAGCCATTGGCCATCCACCATGTAGTCACTGCGAGCACTTACTATATTTGTCACTGCGAGCGAAGCGAAGCAGTCTCAAACTTTAAAAATTAGGTCATTTTTATGTTTAAAAGGCTAATTATTGCTTACTTCTTTCTATTTCTTTTCATAAGCATTTACTTTGCTTATACTTCCATTACCTTTACCTCAGAAATACTTGATGATCTAGCAACTAAAAATGCCAAACGGCTTGTCTATATTGTTTTAGATCAAAATAAAGAAATAAATGACCAAGCTATATTGAGTCTCAAA from Thermodesulfatator indicus DSM 15286 harbors:
- a CDS encoding HAD family hydrolase — protein: MEARGVLKLLVFDCDGVLFDSREANRAYYNAICEAMGRPPLSEEELEVVHMQTAENSVRYLFRNQPELIDKALEFQKSLNYEKFIHLMKPEPGLEELVKSIRPPVKTAISTNRTTTMGRLLEIFNYEPFFDLVVTALVSPKPKPHPEALKMILDHFRVTPKEVLYVGDTEVDYKLTKALNVPLVAFKNPNLEADFHVKSFYELQNLIKETFLLRGV